A region of the Clostridium sp. AN503 genome:
ATATGCCAGACGCGCAACTAACCACAAAATTCATTACAACTAGTCTATCAATTTTCTTAAAGTAACAGAAATTATAAACTATTATATAACCCCAGATATATCCGCTTGCAGTCGTAAATAAAAAGAAATAAGTAATTAATTTTGGAAATTTCAATTCCAATGTTGTGTTTTTTATTAGATGTTGATACATTGCTATTGATGCCGCAATATTTCCATTAGATACATATTTTGTAGTTAAAAAATATATTTGATTTATAACCAATAGTGCAACTATAATTTGTATAACTAAAAAAACGCTACAAAATATTTTTGAACATTTATAATATGATGGCCTAATTTCTTCCATTTTTTTTGCATATTTATTAAACCGGACTTTTGTCCTTGAATTTTTATATAGCCACTGCGCCAAAACGGAAAAAAGCAAAAAAGAAAATACACTTAAGCATATTACAAAAACCGTATTGCCAGATAAACCAGTATCCCACTTATAGAGATTAAAAGTACAATCCATAGCAGCTACACAAAGGGCTGCATTAAAAATAAATGATGGAGCAATATAATCCCTGTTAAATATAATATAATTAATCCCCAACAATATTAATAATATTAAGCACAAAAATAATCCCATTAACATCTGGCAATCTCCCTTTGAAAATAAACCTACAAATTATCCATTTTTATTTCAATACCACATCCAACATATTTACAGGACTAAATTCTTCATTATAATGATAATCTACATCCACACTTTCTAAAATCCATTCAATGTCAATATCTCTAACATTTTGAAATACTCGCATATATCTTTCATCAAAAAATGGGAAATTCCTTATATAAGGATTATTTGATAATAATTTCTTATTATAGCATACAGCCTCATAATACCTAAGGCTAGGACCATACTGCTCTTTTTGAAGAATTTCAAGAATTACCTTTGTTCCTAAAACACCAGCTATAATTTTATCGTATGGTAAAAGTTCACCTGAAATATAACGAATTTTGTCACTATGGATTTTCCGCATTAATTTCCTGATACCTGTTATACGCACTATAAATTCTGTATTAACACTTGCATAAAGTAATTTATTAAAAACAGATATAATCAGTTCCCCTCTATTTCCTTTTATGCTTCCAACAAAATAAACATCTGAAATGTTTCTATTTTCTTTTGATCGCATTTTAAATTTTGAGTAATAGCAGCATCCTAAATATTTAAAATTAAATTTTTCTGCATCCAATGGATCAAATGTATAAATGTCATCCCAATGTAATTTTTTTATAAGAGGTTTAGCTTCCATCATCGAAATCGACTGGGCATTCATTGAATTTATAAGTACCAGTACTCCTCTAACATTAGGTTTTGAAAAAAGGTCATTCATAGTATTTATATTAATAGCTTTTAGTGCCGAATCAATTATTATAATGCAATATTCTTTATTTTTATCTATTGACATACATATGGGCATAAACCATTTGCTTTGTCCAGGAATATGCAAAAACCGATTAAGGGTCCAACTTTGATATAGACGAGAAAAGCCTTTAACCAGCTTATTTTTTAAAGATTTTTTTTTTGCTACTATCAATTCAACATTCTGATTACCTTTTAAATCATTAAAAAGCCCCATATGCTCATGTGCTTCTGAATAAATAATTACGTAGTTCATATAATAGTCTCTCACCTTTCCAATTTCATTACATTCATAATCATCTATTCTTTCACTTTTAATTTTTCTTTTCCACGTAAATCTGTTGAAGTTATACCGTCTGTATGGGGAAGAAAAATTAAATCTACTCCTAATTTTTCTAACTCAATTCTTGTTCTTTCCCATCTGAGATTTCCTTTCCAATCACTTCCAATAAATATTACATCAAACCCTAATTCTTTATAAACCACAGTCTTGTCGAGTGTATCCACAATAATAGCTTGATCTACAGAACGTATATTTTCCACAATTTTGCAACGATTGTTCTCACTTATAACAGGAGTTTTATTTTTATATTCTCTGACAAGCCTGTCAGAATTAATTCCCACAATTAGGTACTCACAATACTTTTTTGCATTATTTATTAAATTTAAATGACCAACATGAAACATGTCATAAACACCTTGTGTATATCCGACTTTATACTTTTTCATCTTCTCCCCTTCACACATAGCCGCAAATAAAACTATATGCCGAATCTTTAATATTCCTCACATAATCTTTCCATTAGTTATTAATTACTTTATGCCCATTTAATTCAATAATCCTAAAATGGATTTTTCTTGATTTTTCTGGTGGAAGCTCTAAATAGTCTCCATACATTTGTCTAAGATAATCATCATATTTTTCAGGTCCACGTAACTGGATATCTTCAAAGGCATACATTGCACCATGCCCAAAATAACTTTTAGGAACAATCTGCTTCGTTCTATATGCCCCCATTAGGCAACCAATATTATTTGAGTTTTCTACTTTATACTTTCTCATTAATTTGTCAATTTTACATTTTTGCTTATATGGATCAAATATTTTTTCTATAGGTAACTTTTCCATAAAGTTCAGAAATATTTTCTCACAAATTTCTCTTTTTCTAGAACGATCTATAGAGTTTTTATAACACAGCGACATTATCGCACGATGATACATAATTCTTAAAAAATACAAGTTACGCAGCCATACATAATTAGGTGTTCCATCTAAAGGGAATATATCAATAGACGCATTAGTATATTTGCTCTCATCATCTATTCGAATTTCTACTACTTTTGTATTAATATTTCTTATTCTAGTAATGTAATAATGGTATGACTTGTCTGTTCTATAGTTGATGATTTGCAAATATTCTGGTAACAAGTCAGGTGCAATTTCCAAAAATTTTTCATAATCATCTCTTGGCATTGCTAAATCAATATCATCATCCCAGGGGATAAATCCTTGATGCCTGACTGCACCAAGTAAAGTTCCGCCTGACATATAATAAATTAAATTATTATCATCACATACTTTTATAACTTCTTTTACAATATTTAAATCCACTTTATGTAATAATTCTATATTTTCCATAACCTATCACCTGTATAATTTTTAAACTTTCCTGGATATATCAACCATTAATCTCTAACAAAAAACATTACAATGGATAATGCAACATGCCTAACAACAACTCAACATACTTTTCTTTTTACTACTCTCCTTCTACAATTCGGAATACTTTCTCATACAAATCTGCAATATACTCCCACGTATATTTATCTTCAATTCTTTTTCGTGCTTTTTTCCCTAACATTAATATATCATTTGCTCCCATTGCTTCTACATTATCAATCAGTCTAGCAAGATTTCCATTATTCTTATTCCAATACAATGCTGCATCGCCTGCAACTTCTCGGTTAAACCCAACATCAAGTAATAAATTCAAATTCGTACTCCCTAAAGCCTCAAGCAATGAAGGATTGGTTCCTCCCACTTCATGTCCATGAAAATATCCATAAGCATTTTCTCTGATTTTTTTCAACAACTCTTGATCATAAACCGCGCCCACAAATTTGATACGTTTATCTTTTTTAAAATGCAAATTCTGCTCCAATTTCTCCAAAAACTTATTATTGGCTGTAGTAATAATAACAAAATCTTTTGCGCTTCTGCTTTGCATAAATTCGCGAATCATAGTTTCAAAATTATTCTCTGGAACAAATCTACCAACAACCAAATAATATGTCTTGGGTTTAATTTCTTTTTCTACATACCAATCTACTATCTTTTTATCATCATCTGCTAAAGCACTCTGCTCTATTTCTGCTCCATATGCAATGAAAATTGTTCTTGGTTTAAGATCTTTGTATGTTTGTTGAATATATTTTTCAATATTTTTACTGTCGCAAATAATTAAATCTGCATGCTTTACCATAAGTCGTTCTGAAAATTTCCAGTATCTTCTCACTGGCAAACTCCACTTTGTTCTCATCCATTCATGACCATCTGGATTCACATATATTTTCCCACCCAATTCATGTATCTTTTTCTGAAAACAGCCTATAAATGGTCCAATACGACACGCTAAAATATAAACTATTGGGTTTTCTATATTATTTCTTTTTATATATTTCACACAATAGTTTATTGCTTCTATGTCATAAAAAATAGCTTGCGCTGGACCAATCTCTGGCACCTTAATCTGAAAACAATGAGCTTTATGATATTCAAACTCTTTTGAAACAGATCCTTTCCAGGCTATATGGTATTTAATATTTTTATTATTCTGATGGTATTCAGTTAATTTATCCAAAAAAGTTTCATAACCACCATAATTTCCGCATCCCTTACTTCCGATGCAAAATACATGCTGCATATCTTTTCTCTCCCCCTCTATACTTTTTCACACTGCCCCATCTCTCCCCGCCACAACTAACACCGTCTTACAAAGTATCTTCAGATCCAGCCCGAAGCTCCAACTGGTAATATACTCCTTATCCAGCCGCACCACTTCCTCAAAGTCCGTGATCTGGCTACGTCCGCTCACCTGCCACATTCCGGTGATACCGGGTTTGATGGCAAGCCGCACCCTGTGGTGCAGATCATATTTTTCCCATTCATCTACTGTCGGCGGTCTGGTGCCTACCAGACTCATATCGCCTTTTAACACATTCCAGAACTGCGGAAACTCGTCAATGGAAGTCTTGCGGATCAATGCTCCGATCCCATGGTCTCCGCCGATGATACGCGGGTCATGATCCAGTTTAAACATCATGCCGTCGCTCACCCGGTTCTGTTCCATCAGTTCTTTTTTTCGTTCTTCTGCATCCAGATACATGCTTCGGAACTTATAAAGCTTAAATTTTCTCCCATTTTTTCCAACTCGTATCTGTGAGAAAAAAATCGGTCCTGGTGACTGTATGTATATCATTGGCGCTACAAAAAGAAACAGCCCTGCCGTGATCAGGCATCCAACGATTCCACCCAGGATGTCCAATGTCCGCTTGTAAAACACTTCCTTTAAAGAAGCCATATTTACGCAGCTGGTCAACACCGTATAGGGTCCTAACCGCTCCACCGCTTGTTTTTGCCCACTCAGTTCCGACATCAATAATAGCTTCAGATGGACTGTGACACCCATCTGTATAAATTCATTCATCAGTTCTTCCGGCAATTCGATTTCCTTCGGCAGATTGACAAACACCTCGTCCACCCATTCCCGGCAAACATATTCTAATACCGTGCTGCGGTCAGCAACGATCTTTACTCCACTCACTTCAGTTCCTGTCCGGCTGCCATCCCCATCGATCAGAGCGATCCCGGTCACCCGGAAGCTTCTATACTGGCTGCTGCGGATATTCTCAACCACGGTGTCTACCATCGCGTCAGACGTCAGGATCAGCAGCGACCTGCCATTTTTCCCGTCAATACCCCATTTCTTTAAACATTTCTTCCAGATAATCCTGCCCACATAACTGAACAAGATGTAAATGGCTCCCATGAACACCATGGTAAGCCTGGAATATGCATCGCCTTCCTGTACAATAAAAAGATAAAAAGAAGATATTAACACAATCAGTCCCACATGTTTTACTGTGGCTGCAAATTCCTGGTAAAATCCTCTTTTTAAGATATTTTTAAAACTGTTGCTGAAAAAAGTTACTAAAAGCCAGGAACATTCCAGTACCAGAAACATTCTCCGGTACAGTGGATTTTCTATCATATGTCCCACATTCCCGTGGCGAATCCCATATGCCGCCACAAACGCCACAAACAGGCACAGTACGTCCAGCAGCATAAAATCCAAATGCTTTGCCCAGCCTTTATTTGCTTTCCGATACATACTCTCACCACTCCCTGGAACTTATCCTTAGTTTCCCACCTGAATACAGACCGTTTTATTCGCCTGTATCCTTCCCTGCTTCTCTAAAAATCAAGGGAGGGGAGTCCCCCTCCGCCCCCTTGACTCTCCAATTCCACAACCTATTTGTAAACTACGGTATAAGTACCGGAACCAGTGATGGTTGTTACAACCGTCTTGGTTGCCGGGTCTACCTTAGTAACCGGGAGCAGAGTCCACTTGCCGGTCACGTTGTCGTAGAACAGTACGGATACGTTCTGCAGACCGTCTACCAGGTTCGGCACATACAGAGTTACCTCTACTGCGCCTGTCTTCACCTCACCGGTCGTTACATCCTTAGTAACGATCGCGTTGGTTGCGGTCAGTGCCTTATAACCGGTCACGTCCACATCCTTCACAACATCGCTCAAGGACTTGCCTTCATTGATGCCGTTGATGGCTGCTACTGCTGCCTCCGGAAGACCTGCCGTTGCTGCTACGCCAGTTGCATAGGACACTGCGGTATTCCCTACCACTGTGCTGCTTCCGCCGCCCACGGTCACTGTCGGACCGCTCTCAGCTTTCTGACCACTTCCAGCTACGATCGTCACGCCCGAAGACGTGCTGGAGCCATGGCTTGAACCGCCGCCGCCACCGCCGCTGGGTCTCAGGGAGTTCGCGCCGAATGCGGTTGCCGGTACGCACGCCAGTGCGGCTGCCAGTACCAGTGCTGTTACGCATTTCTTTTTCATTTCTTTCACCTTCCTTCCCTCTTGGGATTTTTATTCAATAAACAGCATGTTTCCACACTGGTTATTGCAGCTTCATTTGTTGGGACTTATCCGGCCTCCCGGTAAAACAGCTCCAGGAGGAGAGGCTCTAAAGCCGCTTCATCTACATGGAACTCGTCATACCAGTCCGTGGCCATGCCCACTCCCGGCACCGTATAGAAATCCCCCGATGCCAGACCACTGCCAAGGCCATCCATGGCCATCTTCAAATACTGCTCTTTTCCCATGTCCGTCACCATATGTTCCTGCATCTGATCAAACAGATGAGGCACGATCTGGCTGTCCTCTGTGGACTTTTTCTGGACCGCCCCAAAGAACTGCAGGATGTATTCCTGCTGCTGGTCCATCCGGTACAGGGCTGAGTTGTCCCTTTTTGTATCACGGAAACGGACAAACATCTCTGCCTGCTTTCCGTGCAGTGTAACTGTACTGCCCTTTA
Encoded here:
- a CDS encoding adenylyltransferase/cytidyltransferase family protein — encoded protein: MKKYKVGYTQGVYDMFHVGHLNLINNAKKYCEYLIVGINSDRLVREYKNKTPVISENNRCKIVENIRSVDQAIIVDTLDKTVVYKELGFDVIFIGSDWKGNLRWERTRIELEKLGVDLIFLPHTDGITSTDLRGKEKLKVKE
- a CDS encoding LicD family protein, whose translation is MENIELLHKVDLNIVKEVIKVCDDNNLIYYMSGGTLLGAVRHQGFIPWDDDIDLAMPRDDYEKFLEIAPDLLPEYLQIINYRTDKSYHYYITRIRNINTKVVEIRIDDESKYTNASIDIFPLDGTPNYVWLRNLYFLRIMYHRAIMSLCYKNSIDRSRKREICEKIFLNFMEKLPIEKIFDPYKQKCKIDKLMRKYKVENSNNIGCLMGAYRTKQIVPKSYFGHGAMYAFEDIQLRGPEKYDDYLRQMYGDYLELPPEKSRKIHFRIIELNGHKVINN
- the cps2T gene encoding beta 1-4 rhamnosyltransferase Cps2T, whose amino-acid sequence is MQHVFCIGSKGCGNYGGYETFLDKLTEYHQNNKNIKYHIAWKGSVSKEFEYHKAHCFQIKVPEIGPAQAIFYDIEAINYCVKYIKRNNIENPIVYILACRIGPFIGCFQKKIHELGGKIYVNPDGHEWMRTKWSLPVRRYWKFSERLMVKHADLIICDSKNIEKYIQQTYKDLKPRTIFIAYGAEIEQSALADDDKKIVDWYVEKEIKPKTYYLVVGRFVPENNFETMIREFMQSRSAKDFVIITTANNKFLEKLEQNLHFKKDKRIKFVGAVYDQELLKKIRENAYGYFHGHEVGGTNPSLLEALGSTNLNLLLDVGFNREVAGDAALYWNKNNGNLARLIDNVEAMGANDILMLGKKARKRIEDKYTWEYIADLYEKVFRIVEGE
- a CDS encoding sugar transferase, translating into MYRKANKGWAKHLDFMLLDVLCLFVAFVAAYGIRHGNVGHMIENPLYRRMFLVLECSWLLVTFFSNSFKNILKRGFYQEFAATVKHVGLIVLISSFYLFIVQEGDAYSRLTMVFMGAIYILFSYVGRIIWKKCLKKWGIDGKNGRSLLILTSDAMVDTVVENIRSSQYRSFRVTGIALIDGDGSRTGTEVSGVKIVADRSTVLEYVCREWVDEVFVNLPKEIELPEELMNEFIQMGVTVHLKLLLMSELSGQKQAVERLGPYTVLTSCVNMASLKEVFYKRTLDILGGIVGCLITAGLFLFVAPMIYIQSPGPIFFSQIRVGKNGRKFKLYKFRSMYLDAEERKKELMEQNRVSDGMMFKLDHDPRIIGGDHGIGALIRKTSIDEFPQFWNVLKGDMSLVGTRPPTVDEWEKYDLHHRVRLAIKPGITGMWQVSGRSQITDFEEVVRLDKEYITSWSFGLDLKILCKTVLVVAGRDGAV
- a CDS encoding LCP family protein — encoded protein: MTEAVSNLLGGLKIDHYMAADMDVISILNDAVGGVTVTVPTEGMEERDPSFVKGSTVTLHGKQAEMFVRFRDTKRDNSALYRMDQQQEYILQFFGAVQKKSTEDSQIVPHLFDQMQEHMVTDMGKEQYLKMAMDGLGSGLASGDFYTVPGVGMATDWYDEFHVDEAALEPLLLELFYREAG